In Mycolicibacterium phocaicum, one DNA window encodes the following:
- a CDS encoding type II toxin-antitoxin system VapC family toxin: MTTFVIDAPVAISLATTGASIPSEHSLAAPTLLRSQVLALVYESVRGGEIDERAGRKVLDRIRGLRIRLLGDRSLQDHAWRIAAELNWPDTYRAEFIALTQLQADALATADHEFASAASAFVPTVSPAQILASSS, from the coding sequence ATGACAACTTTCGTCATCGATGCGCCGGTGGCAATCTCGCTCGCGACGACGGGAGCTTCGATTCCGTCAGAACACAGCCTGGCTGCGCCGACGCTCCTGCGCTCGCAAGTCCTTGCGCTCGTGTACGAGTCGGTGCGCGGCGGCGAGATCGACGAGCGGGCGGGCCGAAAAGTGCTCGACCGGATCCGTGGGCTGCGAATCCGGCTTCTCGGCGATCGATCCCTGCAGGATCACGCCTGGCGAATAGCCGCCGAGTTGAACTGGCCGGACACCTACCGGGCTGAGTTCATCGCACTCACTCAGTTGCAGGCCGACGCGCTGGCCACTGCGGACCATGAATTTGCTTCCGCAGCAAGCGCTTTCGTTCCAACTGTGTCACCGGCTCAGATCCTGGCGTCATCGAGCTGA
- a CDS encoding alpha/beta hydrolase family protein has translation MHFISEHHLGGGGVERTFSLNDIPGILWTPEASPAPLILLGHPGGLHQMYPRLANRARDALAHGFAAATIELPGRGDRPRLADLERARADLHRALGAGEPVDDIVDRLVIPLVDTAVPEWQSVLDALLALPEISGPVGFSGGVLAIGIRLAVVEPRIVAAGLFAGSFVPRAMFDEARRITIPLHVLLQWDDESNDRQMALDVFDAFGSREKTLQANMGGHTGVPSFAGEDAARFFARHLTPGGARC, from the coding sequence ATGCACTTCATTTCCGAACATCATCTTGGCGGCGGCGGCGTCGAGCGCACCTTCAGTCTCAACGACATCCCGGGCATCCTGTGGACGCCCGAAGCTTCACCCGCGCCGTTGATCCTGCTGGGTCATCCCGGCGGTCTGCATCAGATGTATCCGCGACTCGCGAACCGCGCCCGCGACGCGTTGGCGCACGGTTTCGCCGCTGCCACCATCGAGCTGCCGGGCCGCGGTGATCGCCCCCGCCTGGCGGATCTCGAGCGGGCCCGCGCCGATCTGCACCGGGCGCTGGGTGCGGGCGAGCCGGTCGACGACATCGTCGACCGGCTCGTCATCCCGTTGGTCGATACCGCCGTCCCGGAATGGCAGTCCGTGCTCGATGCTCTCCTCGCGCTGCCCGAGATCAGCGGTCCGGTCGGCTTCTCCGGCGGGGTGCTGGCCATCGGTATCCGGTTGGCCGTGGTCGAGCCGCGCATCGTTGCCGCGGGTTTGTTCGCCGGCAGTTTCGTACCCCGCGCCATGTTCGACGAGGCCCGTCGAATCACGATTCCCCTGCACGTCCTGCTGCAGTGGGACGACGAATCGAATGACCGCCAGATGGCGCTCGACGTGTTCGACGCTTTCGGCTCACGAGAGAAGACGTTGCAGGCCAACATGGGTGGGCACACGGGCGTCCCCTCGTTCGCCGGGGAGGACGCGGCGCGTTTCTTCGCTCGACACCTCACACCGGGCGGCGCGCGGTGCTGA
- a CDS encoding GMC family oxidoreductase, whose translation MSPAADFDFVIVGAGSAGCLLANRLSANPDHRVLLIEAGGRDNWFWIKVPVGYLYTIANPRTDWCFTTEADPGLAGRSIHYARGRVIGGCSSINAMIHMRGQASDYDLWAQATGDDRWRWGGSEGVGETLAIYKQLEDYFGGADEWHGVGGEIRVERPRVRWKILDAWQAAAAEVGIAPIDEFNRGDNSGSAYFHVNQKRGRRWSMADAFLHPIARRPNLTVYTDSQAVQLLMDDGVQEHQRRGAWTTARHRATGVRLRKDGQIVDVHARHEVILSAGAIGSPQLMQASGLGPAGLLTEHHVPVAVDLPGVGENLQDHLQLRTVYRIQGARTVNTLYRNLVTRGGMGLQYQALRSGPMTMPPSTLGAFAKSDPALASPDLEWHVQPLSLPKFGDPLHSFGAITPSVCNLRPTSRGHVRIASADPLTNPKVMCNYLSTEADHQAAVKGLRMTREIMAAPALARYRPDELLPGPQVASDDDLQQAARELGTTIFHPVGTCAMGAFDTQGLPRSAATVLDTDCRVYRVAGLRVVDASAMPTITSGNTNAPVMLIAERAARAILG comes from the coding sequence ATGAGCCCCGCCGCCGACTTCGATTTCGTCATCGTGGGCGCAGGCAGTGCCGGCTGCCTGCTCGCCAATCGGCTCAGCGCCAATCCCGATCACCGGGTGCTGCTGATCGAAGCGGGCGGTAGGGACAACTGGTTCTGGATCAAGGTGCCGGTGGGCTACCTGTACACCATCGCCAACCCCCGCACCGACTGGTGTTTCACCACCGAGGCCGACCCGGGCCTGGCCGGCCGCAGCATCCACTACGCGCGCGGCCGCGTCATCGGTGGGTGCTCGTCGATCAACGCCATGATCCACATGCGGGGGCAGGCCAGCGATTACGACCTCTGGGCGCAGGCGACCGGCGACGATCGCTGGCGTTGGGGTGGCTCCGAAGGCGTCGGCGAGACGCTGGCGATATACAAGCAGCTGGAGGACTACTTCGGCGGAGCCGACGAGTGGCACGGCGTCGGCGGCGAGATCCGCGTCGAGCGGCCACGGGTGCGCTGGAAGATCCTGGACGCCTGGCAAGCGGCCGCTGCCGAGGTGGGCATCGCACCGATCGACGAGTTCAACCGGGGCGACAACTCCGGCAGCGCGTATTTCCACGTCAACCAGAAGCGTGGCCGACGCTGGTCGATGGCCGACGCGTTCCTGCATCCCATCGCCCGCCGGCCCAACCTCACCGTCTATACCGACAGCCAGGCCGTGCAGCTGCTGATGGACGACGGCGTCCAGGAGCATCAGCGTCGCGGCGCCTGGACCACCGCCCGACACCGTGCCACCGGTGTGCGGCTGCGCAAAGACGGCCAGATCGTCGATGTCCATGCTCGGCATGAGGTGATCCTGAGCGCCGGCGCGATCGGATCACCGCAACTCATGCAGGCCTCTGGTCTGGGTCCGGCCGGGCTGCTCACCGAGCATCACGTGCCGGTGGCCGTCGACCTGCCCGGCGTCGGCGAGAACCTCCAGGACCATCTGCAGCTGCGCACGGTGTACCGCATCCAGGGCGCCCGGACGGTCAACACGCTGTACCGGAACTTGGTCACTCGTGGCGGCATGGGGCTTCAGTACCAGGCGCTGCGCTCCGGACCGATGACCATGCCACCGTCGACGTTGGGGGCCTTCGCGAAAAGCGATCCGGCACTGGCCAGTCCGGATCTGGAGTGGCACGTGCAGCCCTTGTCCCTGCCCAAGTTCGGCGACCCGCTGCACTCTTTTGGGGCGATCACTCCCTCGGTGTGCAATCTGCGCCCCACCTCGCGGGGTCATGTGCGCATCGCCAGTGCGGATCCCCTGACGAACCCGAAGGTCATGTGCAACTACCTGTCGACCGAAGCCGACCACCAAGCCGCGGTCAAGGGCCTCCGGATGACCCGGGAGATCATGGCGGCGCCGGCCCTCGCGCGCTACCGGCCCGACGAGCTGCTTCCCGGCCCGCAAGTGGCCAGTGACGACGACCTGCAGCAGGCAGCCCGCGAGCTGGGCACGACCATCTTCCATCCGGTGGGCACCTGTGCGATGGGAGCCTTTGACACACAAGGTCTTCCGCGGTCAGCAGCCACGGTGCTCGATACCGACTGCCGGGTGTACCGCGTCGCGGGCCTGCGCGTCGTCGATGCGTCGGCGATGCCCACCATCACGTCCGGGAACACCAACGCGCCGGTGATGCTGATCGCCGAGCGTGCAGCGCGGGCGATCTTGGGCTGA
- a CDS encoding TIGR03560 family F420-dependent LLM class oxidoreductase, translating to MRLSVSVTNFSWPQGPTAIRANLASVAEILDGTDVHTLWVADHLLQADPAGRLDEPMLEAYTTLGFLAASTAELRLGTLVTATTFRDPAVLIKAVTTLDILSGGRAWLGLGAGYNADEARALGLFLPPTGERFDRMGELLALARRMWDGDESPYEGRYYRAEHPIGRPLPIRRPPVLIAGTGERRTLRMVAEYADACNLFDIPNGESVIRHQLEVLERHCAEIGRPPEEIEHTLTTALTPGETADDLAERCRNLAGLGIEHIVVIARGRPWTPTELDVVVRAAGQLARVSASARAHR from the coding sequence ATGAGGCTCAGCGTCAGCGTCACCAACTTCTCGTGGCCGCAGGGGCCGACCGCGATCCGCGCAAACCTGGCCTCGGTTGCCGAAATCCTTGATGGCACAGATGTTCACACGCTCTGGGTGGCCGATCATCTGCTGCAGGCCGACCCGGCCGGCCGACTGGATGAACCGATGCTGGAGGCGTACACCACCCTCGGCTTCCTGGCGGCCTCGACCGCGGAGCTACGGCTCGGAACACTGGTCACCGCAACAACATTTCGCGACCCGGCGGTGTTGATCAAAGCCGTCACCACCTTGGACATACTGTCCGGCGGGCGAGCCTGGTTGGGGCTGGGCGCCGGCTACAACGCCGACGAGGCACGAGCGCTCGGGCTGTTCCTGCCACCGACCGGCGAACGATTCGACCGCATGGGCGAGCTCCTCGCGCTGGCCCGCCGCATGTGGGACGGCGACGAATCCCCTTACGAGGGGCGCTACTACCGTGCTGAGCACCCCATCGGCCGGCCGCTGCCGATCAGGCGGCCGCCCGTGTTGATCGCCGGCACCGGCGAGCGCCGCACCTTGCGCATGGTCGCCGAGTACGCGGACGCCTGCAACCTTTTCGATATCCCCAACGGGGAGAGCGTGATTCGCCATCAACTCGAGGTGCTGGAGCGGCACTGCGCCGAGATCGGGCGGCCGCCTGAGGAGATCGAACACACCCTCACAACGGCTTTGACTCCCGGCGAGACGGCCGACGACCTGGCCGAACGTTGCCGGAATCTGGCGGGGCTGGGAATTGAGCACATTGTCGTGATCGCCCGCGGCCGGCCGTGGACACCCACCGAGCTCGACGTCGTGGTCAGGGCTGCGGGTCAGCTGGCGAGAGTCTCGGCATCAGCCCGGGCGCACCGGTGA
- a CDS encoding MarR family winged helix-turn-helix transcriptional regulator: MSSASGAQQRGGVAFLLAQLGHHAAQLFAERLEAVKLTPPHAGILRMIATQPGLSQQELSTLLGLLPSRVVVYLDELESRGEVERRRNPTDRRLYALYLTKSGEKLMRTLSEIAREHEQDLTAGLSSQQRKTLGELLAAVADQQGLTPAVHPGFRQLGRRRDATPG, encoded by the coding sequence ATGTCATCAGCTTCCGGCGCCCAGCAGCGGGGCGGTGTCGCATTCCTGCTTGCCCAGCTCGGCCACCACGCCGCTCAGTTGTTCGCCGAACGTCTCGAGGCCGTGAAGCTGACTCCCCCGCATGCCGGCATCCTGCGGATGATCGCCACTCAGCCGGGCCTCAGTCAGCAGGAACTGAGCACTCTGCTGGGTTTGTTGCCCAGCAGAGTGGTCGTATATCTCGACGAGCTCGAGTCCCGGGGCGAGGTCGAACGCCGGCGCAACCCGACCGACCGGCGCCTGTACGCGTTGTATCTGACCAAATCGGGTGAGAAGTTGATGCGGACGCTCTCGGAGATCGCTCGTGAGCACGAACAAGACCTGACCGCCGGCCTGTCCAGTCAACAACGCAAGACGCTGGGCGAACTGCTCGCCGCCGTCGCCGACCAGCAAGGTCTGACGCCGGCCGTGCACCCGGGCTTCCGGCAACTCGGCCGGCGGCGGGATGCGACTCCTGGCTGA
- a CDS encoding GGDEF domain-containing protein, producing MRWVKQWWRQSDHYDWLMGYVKFRGLSGLVRTMIAAVAIMSTFIPIALMTVPEGPVGVVPRLVTRAATVGLVLADLIWVVGLPSRRRSTIFAAMVTACIAAVALSCSDPAVAILVCTTFGVPAAYVAFTHRAIHAAFNFQVAMIVATVEAVRLTTSGRPVLAVCAVWLVFVLTVTVPASIQIVVHALGTDLIRADCDPLTFLLNRRGFGIKAQELIHRDRGTSAHLMVTVIDLDGFKLLNDSRGHLFGDRALIAVADILRKQASHDAVIGRSGGDEFLIADTTHRPHQSSAAERLRAAIAATPYAITASVGVATIALSDVDDSAAATIIDDLVMSADLEMYVAKRLGGNASRHADGSHGQTAVRLAE from the coding sequence ATGCGTTGGGTCAAGCAATGGTGGCGTCAGTCCGATCACTACGACTGGCTCATGGGGTACGTGAAGTTTCGTGGGCTGTCAGGCCTCGTTCGCACGATGATCGCCGCCGTGGCCATCATGAGCACCTTCATCCCGATTGCGCTGATGACGGTTCCCGAGGGACCGGTCGGCGTCGTCCCGCGACTGGTCACCCGCGCGGCCACCGTCGGGTTGGTGCTCGCCGACCTCATCTGGGTTGTCGGGCTGCCCAGCCGACGACGGTCGACGATCTTCGCCGCGATGGTCACGGCCTGTATCGCCGCCGTTGCGCTGTCCTGTAGCGACCCGGCCGTCGCCATCCTGGTCTGTACCACGTTCGGGGTACCTGCGGCGTACGTCGCATTCACCCACCGGGCCATCCACGCGGCCTTCAACTTCCAGGTGGCGATGATCGTCGCGACGGTCGAGGCCGTCCGACTGACCACGTCCGGCCGACCCGTCCTCGCGGTGTGCGCAGTGTGGTTGGTTTTCGTTCTCACGGTGACGGTGCCTGCCAGCATTCAGATCGTCGTCCACGCCCTGGGGACCGACCTCATCCGGGCGGACTGTGATCCACTGACATTCCTGCTGAACCGGCGTGGTTTCGGCATCAAAGCCCAGGAGCTGATCCATCGCGACCGGGGCACGTCCGCACATCTCATGGTGACGGTGATCGATCTCGACGGGTTCAAGCTCCTCAACGACAGCCGTGGCCACCTGTTCGGTGACCGTGCGCTGATCGCCGTGGCCGACATCCTCAGGAAGCAGGCCAGCCATGATGCGGTGATCGGCCGCAGCGGTGGTGATGAGTTCCTGATCGCCGACACCACGCACCGACCCCATCAGTCGTCAGCCGCCGAACGCCTGCGTGCGGCGATCGCCGCCACTCCGTATGCCATCACCGCCAGCGTCGGAGTGGCAACGATCGCGCTCTCAGATGTCGACGACTCCGCTGCCGCCACGATCATCGACGACCTGGTGATGTCGGCAGACCTGGAGATGTACGTGGCGAAACGCTTGGGCGGCAACGCATCCAGGCACGCTGACGGTTCGCACGGACAGACCGCCGTACGTCTCGCGGAGTAG
- a CDS encoding LGFP repeat-containing protein has protein sequence MDTSTYRRTTIAGLAAVALAVAGCSNGTRIGVSAQEPQVALVVTSEVPAPPAEVKLIGERDVEVTLTGPIAAKYASASDKQKSALGKPLTGDHNAGTRDSGVVFQQFQGGAIVAKNSQPGTPAYIIWGKIREAWNVQRDADGVPAATGTNGSAGPLGVVTSDETPVGDQLVATFEHGKIAYNTTTGQVEVTVNGKGVPSGL, from the coding sequence ATGGACACGAGCACGTACCGCCGCACTACCATCGCCGGCCTGGCCGCCGTCGCACTGGCCGTTGCCGGCTGCAGCAATGGCACGAGGATCGGTGTGTCGGCTCAGGAACCGCAGGTCGCCTTGGTCGTGACGTCCGAAGTTCCGGCGCCGCCCGCCGAAGTGAAGCTCATCGGTGAGCGGGACGTCGAGGTCACGCTGACCGGCCCGATCGCGGCAAAGTACGCGTCGGCGAGCGACAAGCAGAAGTCGGCTCTCGGCAAGCCCCTGACCGGTGACCACAACGCCGGAACCCGCGACAGCGGCGTCGTCTTCCAGCAGTTCCAGGGCGGCGCCATCGTGGCCAAGAACAGCCAGCCGGGCACGCCCGCGTACATCATCTGGGGCAAGATCCGGGAGGCCTGGAATGTCCAGCGCGATGCGGACGGCGTGCCCGCGGCCACCGGCACCAACGGCTCGGCCGGCCCCCTGGGCGTCGTCACCAGTGACGAGACGCCTGTCGGCGATCAACTCGTCGCGACGTTCGAGCACGGCAAAATCGCGTACAACACGACGACCGGTCAGGTCGAGGTGACGGTCAACGGCAAGGGCGTCCCGTCAGGGCTGTAG
- a CDS encoding DHA2 family efflux MFS transporter permease subunit, whose translation MLANTASGVGFGSVAGRWILAATVLGSGMAQLDATVVNVALPAIGHDLNTEVGGLQLVVSAYSVTLAALILLSGSLGDRLGRKRIFVVGVAWFAVASAICAVAPNAQMLIGARALQGIGGALMTPGSLAIIQSVFMPADRGKAIGAWSALGGVAAAIGPLLGGYLVQAISWRAIFLINVPLGCLVAWLALRHVPESRAPSTAGRLDYAGATTATAGLAGATVAIVEGPNRSWDSPVVLAAGALGAIAIVAFVVIERRTANPMLPLGIFSSRQFTSANAVTFVVYTALGGVFFLLVVVLQTALGYSPVAAGAASLPVTAIMLALSSASGALAQRIGPRLPLTIGPLVIAAGMVLMTRIGPGASYSTVVLPAVVVFGLGLAATVAPVTAAALAAADARHAGVASGVNNAVARTAGLLAVALLPPLSGLTGDAFRSPAAITAGFHTAMLISAGLAALGGVLAFATISNDLLAEEPAEESQNHHYHCALAEVPAAERGGS comes from the coding sequence ATGCTCGCAAATACCGCATCGGGCGTAGGTTTCGGCAGCGTGGCGGGACGCTGGATACTCGCCGCCACGGTGCTGGGATCCGGTATGGCTCAGCTGGACGCGACGGTCGTCAACGTGGCGCTGCCGGCAATCGGCCACGACCTGAACACCGAGGTCGGCGGTCTGCAACTCGTGGTCAGCGCCTATTCGGTGACGCTGGCGGCATTGATCCTGTTGTCGGGCAGCCTCGGCGACCGGTTGGGCCGCAAGCGAATTTTTGTCGTCGGCGTGGCATGGTTCGCGGTGGCATCAGCGATCTGTGCGGTGGCACCCAACGCCCAAATGCTCATCGGCGCACGAGCTTTGCAGGGTATTGGCGGCGCGTTGATGACGCCGGGCAGCCTCGCCATCATCCAGTCGGTGTTCATGCCGGCCGACCGCGGCAAGGCGATCGGCGCATGGTCGGCGCTGGGCGGGGTCGCCGCGGCAATCGGCCCGCTGCTCGGCGGTTACCTCGTGCAAGCGATCAGTTGGCGCGCAATCTTTCTCATCAATGTGCCGCTGGGCTGCCTGGTCGCCTGGCTGGCACTGCGCCACGTGCCCGAGAGCCGCGCCCCGTCGACCGCCGGCCGCCTCGACTACGCCGGAGCGACGACAGCGACTGCCGGGCTGGCCGGCGCGACAGTCGCCATCGTGGAAGGGCCCAACCGCAGCTGGGATTCTCCGGTCGTGCTCGCGGCCGGGGCACTCGGGGCCATCGCAATTGTCGCATTTGTCGTGATCGAACGGCGCACCGCGAATCCCATGCTGCCGCTGGGCATCTTCTCCTCACGGCAGTTCACGAGTGCCAACGCGGTGACGTTCGTCGTGTACACCGCACTCGGTGGCGTCTTCTTCCTGCTTGTGGTCGTTCTGCAGACCGCACTCGGTTACTCCCCCGTCGCCGCCGGTGCTGCCTCCCTCCCGGTGACGGCGATCATGCTGGCCCTCTCGTCGGCGTCAGGCGCGCTCGCCCAACGCATCGGCCCACGACTGCCACTGACCATCGGTCCGCTCGTGATAGCGGCCGGCATGGTGCTGATGACGCGAATCGGCCCGGGTGCCTCCTACAGCACCGTCGTGCTCCCCGCCGTCGTCGTCTTCGGGTTGGGGCTCGCGGCGACGGTCGCCCCCGTCACGGCGGCCGCGCTCGCGGCCGCCGATGCGCGCCACGCCGGTGTCGCCTCCGGAGTCAACAACGCGGTGGCGCGTACCGCGGGACTGCTGGCCGTCGCCTTGCTGCCCCCGCTCTCCGGACTGACCGGCGACGCTTTCCGATCGCCCGCTGCGATCACCGCCGGCTTCCACACGGCGATGCTGATTTCGGCCGGCCTTGCGGCCCTCGGCGGAGTGCTCGCGTTCGCCACCATCTCCAACGACCTGCTTGCCGAAGAACCGGCCGAGGAATCCCAGAACCACCACTACCATTGCGCGCTCGCCGAGGTTCCCGCCGCCGAACGCGGCGGTAGTTGA
- a CDS encoding serine hydrolase domain-containing protein → MAGLTEGSVDPAFAAVRDIFEASFADGQNWGAGVSVVIDGRPVVDLWGGIADPRTGRRWQRDTACVTFSCTKAVTATAALMVAELYGVDLEAPVVTWWPEYGAADKSHTTGEQLLSHAAGLPAVERPVSIEEAADPELMAGLLAAQQPLWEPGSKHGYHALTFGWLAGEIVRRHAKRTVGEFVRSHISGDLMIGTSSAALDGIARTGFPDASEQQWATDTAAIPATTVARLVEAYRDPQSLFTRATANPPARYNHPDVLAAGWPASGLITTARALADFYARLSAGELLHPENLADAIRVRHSGSDAVMVLDSSYGLGYMRPSQLFSFPDNAGPGAFGHPGAGGAFAFGDVDNQLAFAFVPNLRRDALAGDRRANDLVEATYAAL, encoded by the coding sequence ATGGCAGGTTTGACGGAGGGGAGCGTCGATCCGGCGTTCGCCGCTGTGCGAGATATCTTCGAAGCGAGCTTCGCCGACGGACAGAACTGGGGCGCGGGCGTTTCTGTCGTGATCGATGGCAGGCCCGTTGTCGACCTGTGGGGCGGCATCGCTGACCCGCGCACGGGACGGCGCTGGCAGCGCGACACGGCTTGCGTCACCTTCTCGTGTACCAAGGCGGTGACCGCGACGGCCGCGCTGATGGTGGCGGAGCTCTACGGTGTCGACCTCGAAGCACCTGTGGTGACGTGGTGGCCCGAGTACGGCGCGGCGGACAAGAGCCACACCACGGGGGAACAGCTGCTCTCGCACGCCGCCGGTCTACCCGCTGTGGAGCGCCCCGTTTCGATCGAGGAAGCTGCCGATCCGGAACTGATGGCCGGTCTGCTCGCCGCTCAACAGCCCCTGTGGGAACCGGGATCGAAGCACGGCTATCACGCGTTGACGTTCGGTTGGCTCGCCGGCGAGATCGTCCGACGGCACGCCAAGAGGACGGTGGGTGAGTTCGTGCGATCGCACATCAGTGGAGATCTCATGATCGGCACCAGTAGCGCCGCCCTCGATGGCATCGCCCGGACCGGCTTTCCCGACGCGAGCGAACAGCAATGGGCAACGGACACCGCCGCAATCCCCGCCACCACGGTCGCACGCCTCGTCGAGGCATACCGCGATCCGCAATCCTTGTTCACCCGCGCGACCGCCAATCCACCTGCGCGCTACAACCATCCCGATGTTCTGGCGGCCGGCTGGCCGGCGAGCGGACTGATAACCACTGCGCGTGCACTAGCGGATTTCTACGCGCGCCTGAGCGCCGGGGAGCTGTTGCATCCGGAGAATCTGGCCGACGCAATCCGTGTGCGGCACAGCGGTTCTGATGCCGTCATGGTTCTCGATTCCAGCTACGGCCTGGGGTACATGCGGCCGTCGCAGTTGTTCTCGTTCCCCGATAACGCCGGACCCGGAGCGTTCGGGCATCCTGGCGCCGGCGGCGCGTTCGCGTTCGGTGACGTCGACAATCAGCTGGCGTTCGCGTTCGTGCCCAACCTCCGTCGCGACGCGCTCGCCGGGGATCGTCGTGCAAACGATCTCGTCGAAGCGACCTACGCCGCACTGTAA
- a CDS encoding nuclear transport factor 2 family protein: MNAENSDEVDRPGIEAVTRAWEEALANHDVEALLACYAPDATLESPVAAHILGGPGVCRGHTELRPFLTEVVARTPDERHYFRAGFFTDGHRATWEYPRETPDGQQMDFVEVMEIEDGLIQAHRVYWGWRGVEILASDGYYR; encoded by the coding sequence ATGAACGCTGAAAACTCTGACGAAGTCGATCGCCCGGGCATCGAAGCAGTGACACGTGCTTGGGAAGAAGCGTTGGCGAACCACGATGTCGAGGCACTGTTGGCGTGCTACGCACCGGACGCGACGCTGGAAAGCCCTGTCGCAGCGCACATCTTGGGCGGCCCGGGGGTCTGCCGGGGCCACACGGAGCTCCGGCCTTTCCTGACCGAGGTGGTGGCCCGTACTCCGGACGAGCGACACTACTTCCGCGCCGGCTTCTTCACCGACGGCCACCGTGCCACCTGGGAGTATCCCCGCGAGACGCCGGACGGTCAGCAGATGGATTTCGTCGAGGTCATGGAGATCGAGGACGGCTTGATCCAGGCCCACCGCGTCTACTGGGGTTGGCGCGGCGTCGAGATCCTGGCCAGTGATGGCTACTACCGATGA
- a CDS encoding cytochrome P450: protein MRAAFPSSLSGRRSAGANDVNLDMKTRAHWLMGYGLPRATLKVLSRRGDPFARLLLDDGQHDCAYDLIEQIRQQGRMSPIFGGNALVTADLHVTREILRDNRFRTAKPSDRSPFRAVQRLFEKTNPGVINPVEPPSLLMVDAPDHARLRRLVSRAFTPKAIDGLRHRIHDVSEGLLNELDDGGSECDLAVAYASRIPIEIIADMLGIPRAEAPYLYEMGESTSKLITTTAPSWRNFQTAVAALRELENYLATHIEQLRGASADDSILSAVVQDAELSDFEVRTFAGLLLGAGFLTTAHQFGNAVVALINHPDQLERLRAHPEGWPNAVEEILRYDSVSQIGVRVATEEVEVGGYPVPKGTAVFLLLAGANRDPAVFERPDQFDAARDNARDHVSFGTGSHVCLGAPLARMELQIGLQTLFERFPRLALAGTPATNDSTLLRGISYLPVSLGPSPVRPG from the coding sequence ATGCGGGCGGCTTTTCCGTCTAGCCTGAGCGGTAGGCGATCGGCGGGGGCGAACGACGTGAATCTGGATATGAAGACCCGGGCACACTGGCTGATGGGGTATGGGCTCCCCCGCGCGACACTCAAGGTGCTTTCACGCCGGGGAGACCCATTCGCCCGATTGCTGCTCGACGACGGTCAGCACGATTGCGCGTATGACCTGATCGAGCAGATTCGCCAACAGGGACGCATGTCGCCAATATTCGGCGGCAACGCGTTGGTCACCGCCGATCTTCATGTCACCCGAGAAATTTTGCGTGACAACAGGTTCCGAACCGCGAAGCCATCCGATCGATCACCGTTCCGCGCCGTCCAGCGGCTCTTCGAGAAGACCAATCCCGGCGTGATCAATCCAGTGGAACCGCCGTCACTTCTGATGGTCGACGCACCCGACCATGCCCGGCTGCGACGCCTCGTATCCCGGGCGTTCACCCCGAAAGCGATCGACGGGCTTCGGCACCGCATCCACGACGTCTCCGAAGGCCTGCTGAACGAGCTGGACGACGGTGGCAGCGAATGCGATCTGGCGGTCGCCTATGCGTCTCGGATCCCGATCGAAATCATCGCGGACATGCTGGGCATTCCCCGCGCGGAGGCGCCCTACCTCTACGAGATGGGTGAGTCGACCTCCAAGCTGATCACGACCACAGCACCGTCGTGGCGTAACTTCCAGACCGCCGTCGCAGCGCTGCGCGAGCTTGAGAACTACCTCGCCACCCACATCGAGCAACTCCGCGGCGCAAGCGCCGACGACAGCATCCTGTCCGCCGTTGTCCAGGACGCCGAACTCTCCGACTTCGAGGTCAGGACGTTTGCCGGCCTACTTCTCGGCGCCGGATTCCTCACTACGGCACATCAATTCGGCAACGCCGTCGTGGCGCTGATCAATCATCCCGACCAGTTGGAGCGACTCCGCGCCCATCCGGAGGGCTGGCCCAACGCCGTCGAGGAGATTCTGCGCTACGACTCCGTTTCCCAGATCGGAGTAAGAGTGGCGACCGAGGAAGTTGAGGTCGGCGGATACCCGGTGCCCAAGGGGACCGCCGTCTTCCTGCTCCTCGCCGGCGCCAACCGCGATCCAGCCGTGTTCGAACGCCCGGACCAATTCGACGCCGCACGCGACAACGCCCGCGATCACGTCAGCTTCGGAACCGGCAGTCACGTGTGCCTCGGCGCTCCCCTGGCACGCATGGAACTGCAGATCGGCCTGCAGACGCTGTTCGAGCGCTTCCCGCGTCTGGCTCTCGCTGGTACGCCGGCCACGAACGACAGCACTCTGCTGCGAGGGATCAGCTATTTGCCTGTCTCTCTGGGACCTTCACCGGTGCGCCCGGGCTGA